In Trifolium pratense cultivar HEN17-A07 linkage group LG7, ARS_RC_1.1, whole genome shotgun sequence, a genomic segment contains:
- the LOC123894177 gene encoding probable WRKY transcription factor 17, with protein sequence MKFHNKDTILEITSQSLISLNKLTNVLTPQPSVAHLKKLSNLLNRTGHARFRRAPVVPQPPPPMPPLHIQPQPPRHQRLTLDFTKTNILKSNPKLLSLDREFPKDTFSVSSNSNKCHRMKERKIRIQRTVRVMAPINDNIADIPADGYQWRKYGQKSIKGSPYPRGYYKCTTENGVQLEYLCVV encoded by the exons ATGAAATTCCATAACAAAGATACAATACTAGAAATCACTTCTCAAAGCTTAATCTCACTTAACAAGCTCACCAATGTTCTTACACCACAACCCTCCGTAGCACACTTGAAAAAACTCTCCAATTTACTCAACCGCACTGGTCATGCTCGTTTTCGCCGTGCTCCGGTGGTTCCTCAACCTCCACCACCAATGCCACCACTTCATATTCAACCTCAACCTCCTCGACACCAACGTTTAACTCTTGATTTCACAAAAACTAATATTTTGAAATCTAACCCTAAATTATTGTCTCTGGATCGTGAATTCCCTAAAGATACGTTTAGCGTTTCATCTAACTCTAACAAATGTCACCGCATGAAAGAGAG gAAAATTAGGATTCAGAGAACGGTGAGAGTAATGGCGCCAATAAATGATAATATCGCCGATATACCAGCGGATGGATATCAATGGAGAAAATATGGGCAAAAATCAATAAAGGGATCACCATATCCAAG gGGATATTATAAGTGCACTACGGAAAATGGTGTCCAGCTAGAATATTTATGTGTAGTTTGA
- the LOC123900080 gene encoding uncharacterized protein LOC123900080: MCLVFVCGQDERVVSRQPAPGACPYCGGMIQAVDVDSQWNFCFLPLYHKTKRRHYCTMCSKKLVVK, encoded by the coding sequence ATGTGTTTAGTGTTTGTTTGTGGACAGGATGAAAGAGTGGTGTCAAGGCAACCTGCACCTGGGGCATGTCCTTATTGTGGAGGGATGATTCAAGCTGTGGATGTAGATAGCCAGTGGAATTTTTGTTTCTTACCTTTGTACCACAAGACCAAACGTAGGCACTATTGCACCATGTGTTCCAAAAAACTTGTGGTCAAGTAG
- the LOC123897260 gene encoding uncharacterized protein LOC123897260: protein MEVFVGPTFTINVPDQTREDLPTAFRISGPPKFFAGGSPESSSSIGTPDDSDNDEEVQSQLKGRNGLGSLDSLEDSLPIKRGLSSHFDGKSKSFTDLSQVNNLKELQKQESPFNKRRRVLIASKFSRKSSFYSWSNPKSMPLFPVNEDHNDDYYDYGDNDYEDYEEEEKARKMPFASSSSSSSNSLVEDKKQDDNHHVQIGNGRMHESYADEMRLRLRSFKSRSFSLADLQEHDDEEDDEDD from the exons atggAGGTTTTTGTGGGACCCACTTTCACCATCAACGTTCCCGACCAGACCCGAGAGGATTTACCGACGGCCTTTCGGATCTCAGGACCACCGAAGTTTTTCGCCGGAGGTTCGCCGGAAAGTTCATCGTCGATCGGAACTCCTGATGACAGTGACAACGATGAAGAAGTGCAGAGTCAGTTAAAAGGAAGAAATGGGTTGGGTTCGTTGGATTCTTTAGAAGATTCTCTTCCCATCAA GAGAGGATTATCAAGTCATTTTGATGGAAAATCAAAGTCATTTACAGATCTATCACAAGTAAACAATTTAAAGGAATTGCAAAAGCAAGAGAGTCcattcaacaaaagaagaaGGGTTCTTATTGCATCTaaattttcaagaaaatcatctttttattcATGGTCTAATCCTAAATCCATGCCACTTTTTCCTGTTAATGAGGATCATAATGatgattattatgattatgGAGATAATGATTATGAAGACTATGAAGAAGAGGAAAAAGCTAGAAAAATGCCTTTtgcttcatcatcttcatcttcctctaATTCCTTGGTTGAGGATAAGAAACAAGATGATAATCATCATGTTCAAATTGGTAATGGTAGAATGCATGAATCATATGCTGATGAAATGAGGCTTAGATTGAGAAGCTTTAAGTCAAGAAGCTTTTCTCTTGCAGATCTACAAGAACATGAtgatgaggaagatgatgaggatgattaa
- the LOC123900078 gene encoding F-box protein AFR, which yields MATVEDVKEFKKEHQELIPGLPNEIAEICLLHVPYPYQPLVRSVSSSWNRAISNPSFTLSKKTLSNPHLFVLAFHTVTSKIQWQSLDPSSNRWFILPPMPLPNDTVCPTSFSCASLQRQGKIFVMRGTCSETETFIYRAAVNKWLKVSEMITGRKSFFAAEEVNGRIVTVGESGTDIYDPENDTWKRCSKFTGELDRYEMVVNGGKLYVTEGWWWPFAVRPRGWVYELENDTWREMGDGMKDGWTGVSVSVCGRVFMIPDVDLAMKVYDEVTDTWRCVGGERLPRERMKKPFVVRGLGDRIYVVSLGLKVVIGSVVVDDSDDVCGVKVTWQVLEGTEVFGEFAPSSCQVMYA from the coding sequence atgGCAACTGTAGAAGATGTGAAAGAATTCAAAAAAGAGCATCAAGAACTTATTCCAGGTTTACCAAACGAAATAGCAGAGATTTGTCTTCTTCATGTTCCATATCCATATCAACCTCTAGTACGCTCTGTTTCTTCTTCATGGAACAGAGCAATATCAAATCCATCTTTTACACTCTCCAAAAAAACCCTCTCAAATCCACACCTCTTTGTATTAGCTTTTCACACAGTAACATCCAAAATTCAATGGCAATCGCTAGATCCTTCTTCTAACCGTTGGTTTATACTTCCTCCGATGCCGCTTCCAAACGACACCGTTTGTCCAACCTCGTTTTCATGTGCTTCGTTGCAACGTCAGGGTAAGATATTCGTCATGCGAGGTACTTGTTCGGAAACGGAGACATTCATTTACCGTGCCGCGGTAAATAAATGGTTGAAAGTTTCGGAAATGATCACCGGGAGAAAATCGTTTTTCGCGGCGGAGGAAGTTAACGGAAGAATCGTGACGGTTGGTGAGAGTGGGACAGATATCTACGATCCAGAGAATGACACGTGGAAGAGATGTTCGAAATTTACCGGCGAATTGGATAGGTATGAAATGGTGGTTAACGGAGGGAAGTTGTACGTAACAGAAGGATGGTGGTGGCCGTTTGCGGTTAGACCAAGAGGTTGGGTTTACGAACTGGAGAATGACACGTGGCGTGAGATGGGAGACGGAATGAAAGACGGTTGGACAGGGGTGAGTGTTTCGGTGTGTGGGAGAGTGTTTATGATACCAGACGTTGATTTAGCGATGAAGGTTTATGATGAAGTGACTGACACGTGGCGGTGTGTGGGTGGTGAGAGATTACCTAGAGAAAGAATGAAGAAACCGTTTGTTGTAAGAGGTTTAGGTGATAGAATCTATGTGGTGTCACTTGGTTTGAAAGTGGTTATTGGtagtgttgttgttgatgattctgATGATGTGTGTGGTGTTAAGGTGACGTGGCAGGTTTTGGAGGGAACAGAAGTTTTTGGTGAATTTGCACCTTCTAGTTGCCAGGTGATGTATGCTTGA
- the LOC123900079 gene encoding putative peptidyl-tRNA hydrolase PTRHD1, whose translation MAYTIPSLRLFKPSGSNFPFSTTKFTVTLHAASFSNRTSRLASNSMSQPAATDSSTISTPNDAPSPSENADVVVQYVVLRRDLIDTWPLGSVITQGCHASVSAVWSNKDDPITIDYCSPDKIDSMHKVTLEVKGEPQIKNLSEKLTSGGVIHKLWIEQPENIPTCLATKPYPKSIVSSYFKKLKLCK comes from the exons ATGGCTTACACCATTCCATCGCTTCGTCTCTTCAAACCCTCCGGTTCCAACTTCCCCTTCTCAACAACCAAGTTTACTGTCACTTTACACGCGGCTTCTTTCTCGAACCGGACGAGTCGACTCGCCTCTAACTCAATGAGTCAACCTGCCGCCACCGATTCCAGCACTATCTCGACACCTAATGATGCTCCGTCACCGTCAGAAAACGCCGATGTTGTTGTCCAGTACGTGGTGCTCCGGCGCGATCTGATTGATACTTGGCCATTGGGTAGTGTGATTACTCAAGGTTGCCACGCTTCTGTTTCCGCTGTTTGGTCCAACAAAGACGATCCTATCACTATTGATTATTGCAGCCCCGATAAAATCGATTCTATGCACaaa GTCACACTAGAAGTGAAGGGAGAACCTCAGATCAAAAACTTGTCTGAGAAGCTGACATCTGGTGGGGTCATTCACAAACTATGGATTGAGCAACCTGAAAACATACCTACCTGCCTTGCCACAAAACCTTACCCTAAGTCAATTGTATCTTCGTATTTTAAGAAGTTGAAACTCTGCAAGTGA
- the LOC123897261 gene encoding uncharacterized protein LOC123897261: MCPGRRFFGNVWNSSMFKDVKGGFATVTMNFMERYAEVDPKFVEEFKEELGGILRLKDECGNRHIVKFNNSVTTPDIFEGMTELRQFYGLTGSHLLLFGYKGNNKFSLTVFKKEVDEFSFPAFHSQSSMLSDKENAYICIKLCVML, translated from the exons ATGTGCCCTGGACGAAGATTTTTCGGAAATGTTTGGAATTCTAGTATGTTTAAGGATGTGAAAGGTGGATTTGCAACCGTCACCATGAATTTCATGGAG AGGTATGCCGAGGTTGACCCTAAATTTGTTGAAGAATTTAAGGAAGAGCTGGGTGGAATTTTGAGATTAAAAGATGAATGTGGAAATAGGCATATTGTGAAGTTCAACAATTCAGTTACGACTCCTGACATTTTTGAGGGTATGACTGAACTCAGACAGTTTTATGGGTTGACCGGAAGCCATTTACTATTATTTGGCTACAAGGGTAACAACAAATTCAGTCTCACCGTGTTCAAGAAAGAAGTTGATGAATTCAGTTTCCCCGCATTCCATAGTCAGAGTAGTATGTTATCGGACAAAGAAAATGCTTACATATGTATTAAGTTATGTGTGATGTTATGA
- the LOC123897758 gene encoding probable sarcosine oxidase — MDQDSQFDVIIIGAGVMGSSTAYQAAKRGLKTLLLEQFDFLHHRGSSHGESRTIRTTYLQPHYYPLVIQSFKLWKEAQAQVGYEVYFKAQHLDMGQFNDPTLRAVIENCHKHNIPHQLLNDQQVAEKFAGKINLPENWVGLTTEHGGILKPTKAVAMFQTLAYKNGAVLKDNTKVTDIKNDNAGVVVLTASGETFRGKKCVVTVGAWANKLLKRISGVEIPIQPIETHVCYWRIKQGHEGKFVIGGDFPTFASFGKVYVYGTPTLEFPGLIKVAVHGGRVCDPDKRPWGSVVMMNELKEWIEGRFGGIVDSSEPVVKQSCMYSMTPDEDFVIDFLGGEFGKNVVLGIGFSGHGFKMAPVIGKILSELVVDGETNEVDLKHFRIGRFQMASKI, encoded by the coding sequence ATGGATCAGGATTCTCAGTTCGACGTGATTATCATCGGAGCCGGCGTCATGGGAAGTTCCACCGCTTACCAAGCAGCCAAACGTGGCCTTAAAACACTCTTACTCGAACAATTTGATTTCCTCCACCACCGTGGCTCCTCCCACGGTGAATCCCGCACAATTCGCACCACCTATCTTCAACCCCATTACTACCCTTTGGTAATCCAATCTTTCAAACTATGGAAAGAAGcccaagcccaagtgggctaTGAAGTTTACTTCAAGGCCCAACACTTAGACATGGGCCAATTCAACGACCCAACACTCCGCGCCGTCATCGAAAACTGCCACAAACACAATATCCCCCACCAGCTTCTCAACGACCAGCAAGTGGCCGAGAAATTCGCCGGAAAAATCAACTTACCGGAAAATTGGGTGGGCTTGACCACTGAACACGGTGGTATACTAAAGCCCACCAAAGCTGTTGCCATGTTTCAAACACTCGCTTACAAAAACGGCGCCGTTTTGAAAGACAACACAAAAGTAACGGATATTAAAAATGACAACGCTGGCGTTGTCGTTTTAACCGCGAGCGGTGAAACATTTCGCGGTAAAAAATGCGTGGTAACTGTTGGCGCGTGGGCGAATAAGTTACTTAAGAGGATTAGTGGAGTTGAAATTCCGATACAGCCCATAGAAACTCATGTTTGTTACTGGAGAATTAAACAAGGGCATGAAGGTAAATTCGTAATTGGTGGCGATTTTCCAACATTTGCTAGCTTTGGAAAAGTTTATGTTTACGGAACACCAACGTTGGAGTTTCCGGGTTTGATTAAAGTGGCGGTTCACGGTGGTCGTGTTTGTGACCCGGATAAGAGACCATGGGGCTCCGTTGTGATGATGAATGAATTGAAAGAGTGGATTGAAGGGAGATTTGGTGGAATTGTTGATTCAAGTGAGCCTGTTGTGAAACAATCTTGCATGTATTCTATGACTCCTGATGAAGATTTTGTGATTGATTTTTTGGGTGGTGAGTTTGGGAAAAATGTGGTTTTGGGTATTGGGTTTTCGGGTCATGGGTTTAAGATGGCTCCGGTTATTGGTAAGATATTGAGTGAGCTTGTGGTGGATGGGGAAACTAATGAGGTTGACTTGAAACATTTTAGGATTGGAAGATTCCAAATGGCATCTAAGATTTAG